One window of Streptococcus troglodytae genomic DNA carries:
- a CDS encoding TetR/AcrR family transcriptional regulator produces the protein MSRQKEIMDLALTYIQTRGVNGFSFADLADDIGIKKASIHYYFKSKANLIEAVLEAYYTAYFDRLKTGETGQRLDDLRFFTSIYRENLPQDKVCLCTDLSMETRHLDDEVNEMVGQFFRDNVSWLSRYMKNDEAERFYATIQGAQVMARSLGVDYFDAVVEQELNKI, from the coding sequence ATGTCACGTCAAAAAGAAATCATGGACTTGGCCTTAACCTATATTCAGACACGTGGTGTCAATGGCTTTAGTTTTGCGGATCTAGCTGACGATATCGGGATTAAAAAAGCCAGTATTCATTATTATTTCAAAAGCAAGGCGAACCTGATTGAAGCAGTGCTGGAAGCCTATTATACAGCTTATTTTGACCGTTTAAAGACTGGAGAAACGGGACAGAGACTGGATGATTTGCGTTTCTTTACATCCATTTACCGTGAGAATCTTCCGCAAGACAAGGTTTGTCTGTGTACAGATCTGAGTATGGAGACTCGACATTTGGATGATGAGGTTAATGAGATGGTTGGTCAATTTTTCAGGGATAATGTGAGCTGGTTAAGTCGCTACATGAAGAATGATGAAGCTGAACGATTTTATGCAACTATACAGGGGGCCCAAGTAATGGCTAGAAGTCTAGGTGTAGATTATTTTGATGCCGTGGTCGAGCAGGAGTTGAATAAGATCTAA
- a CDS encoding nitroreductase yields the protein MEFSQVLSNRVSIRDFKDQAVSVEDLTAIISDAKQAPSWANTQPWKVYIATDDTMKAIQKAHLASAQAGEKGYSDLPTKSRKDWGERSLEHMNAWLEAIGEDDTMAGFTEANQALWNAPSMAYITLPKSAPVWSVYDAGAFANTLMLSAASRGIDSMVAYENVRFPQEIRDYLPISDDEIIVEGIALGYRSNDKINSHTSGRVDTNEILVIK from the coding sequence ATGGAATTTTCACAAGTACTAAGCAATCGCGTATCTATCCGTGATTTTAAAGATCAAGCTGTTTCGGTTGAAGACTTGACCGCTATTATATCTGATGCCAAACAGGCTCCTTCTTGGGCCAATACGCAGCCTTGGAAGGTCTATATTGCTACGGATGATACTATGAAAGCTATCCAGAAAGCTCATTTAGCGTCTGCACAAGCAGGTGAAAAAGGTTATTCAGACCTACCTACCAAATCTCGCAAGGACTGGGGTGAACGTTCACTAGAGCATATGAATGCTTGGTTAGAGGCAATTGGAGAAGACGACACTATGGCCGGCTTTACCGAAGCGAACCAAGCCCTTTGGAATGCGCCAAGTATGGCCTATATCACCCTTCCTAAATCTGCTCCTGTTTGGTCTGTTTATGATGCTGGAGCCTTTGCTAATACCCTGATGCTTTCGGCTGCAAGCCGTGGTATTGATAGTATGGTGGCTTATGAAAATGTACGCTTTCCTCAGGAAATCCGGGATTATTTGCCTATTTCTGATGATGAAATCATAGTAGAAGGTATTGCACTTGGCTACCGTTCGAATGATAAGATTAACAGCCATACATCAGGTCGTGTTGATACGAATGAGATTCTCGTGATTAAATAA
- a CDS encoding NAD(P)H-dependent oxidoreductase: MKTLIILAHPNLAQSKVNRALAHAASQVEEVTVRDLYALYPHGNIDVLVEQAALLDADHIVLQFPMYWYSTPALLKEWQDQVLTHGWAYGSKGKALVGKTISFAVSVGSPETDYQSGQCQEHSVEDLLLPLKMTAKYTNLIYTDTFVTGGAFTMTEEEVGEQAHIYKDYLQNKGANHDR, encoded by the coding sequence ATGAAAACACTCATCATACTCGCCCATCCCAACCTCGCTCAATCCAAGGTCAATCGCGCTTTGGCTCATGCTGCGTCACAAGTTGAAGAGGTTACTGTTCGTGACCTCTATGCCCTCTATCCCCATGGAAACATTGATGTCTTGGTTGAGCAGGCAGCTTTGCTTGATGCAGACCACATCGTTTTGCAATTTCCTATGTACTGGTATAGCACGCCAGCCCTTCTTAAGGAGTGGCAGGATCAGGTCTTAACCCACGGCTGGGCCTATGGAAGCAAAGGGAAAGCTTTAGTTGGTAAAACCATCAGCTTTGCGGTTTCAGTCGGTAGCCCAGAGACGGATTACCAGTCAGGACAATGTCAAGAACACTCAGTGGAAGACCTTCTCTTACCTCTTAAAATGACAGCCAAATATACCAACCTGATCTACACGGATACCTTTGTCACAGGAGGAGCCTTTACCATGACAGAGGAAGAAGTGGGTGAACAAGCTCACATTTATAAAGACTATTTACAAAATAAAGGAGCAAATCATGACCGATAA
- a CDS encoding replication-associated recombination protein A has translation MTSLFDDISDYNRPLAARVRPRNLDEFFGQTHLIGQGKVLRKMIEQGQMSSMIFWGPPGVGKTTLANIIAKQTQAQFITFSAVTSGIKEIRAIMQEAEANRQYGERTLVFIDEIHRFNKAQQDAFLPFVEKGSIVLIGATTENPSFEVNSALLSRSKVFVLNKLSVEEMVALMTRILKDERAFPNQTIAISHDNLTKIALYADGDARIALNTLEMAVLNSKEQDGRVEVSEAIMEELLDKKMLFYDKTGEEHYNIISALHKSMRNSDPDAAIYWMTRMLDGGEDPLYIARRLIRFASEDIGLADTRALSLTVETFQACQMLGLPECDVHLTEAVIYLSLAPKSNAVYKARLRAAKDVKDTQNEPVPLHLRNATTKFMKEVGYGKGYQLAHFYEDKLTTMQTIPDNLVGHTYYHPTEEGNERRFKERLNYIRDWHRKHDGSTQEPKPSEN, from the coding sequence ATGACGTCTCTCTTTGATGACATTTCAGATTATAACCGTCCTTTGGCGGCTCGGGTTCGACCAAGGAACTTAGATGAATTTTTCGGCCAGACTCATTTGATTGGTCAGGGAAAAGTCCTGCGGAAGATGATTGAACAAGGACAGATGTCTTCCATGATTTTTTGGGGTCCTCCTGGGGTCGGTAAAACAACACTGGCCAATATCATTGCCAAGCAAACCCAGGCTCAATTTATCACCTTTTCAGCTGTAACCTCTGGTATTAAGGAAATACGTGCCATCATGCAGGAAGCCGAAGCCAATCGTCAGTATGGAGAGCGAACCTTGGTTTTCATTGATGAAATTCATCGCTTTAACAAGGCTCAACAGGATGCCTTCCTTCCCTTTGTGGAGAAAGGAAGTATTGTCCTGATTGGCGCAACGACTGAAAATCCCTCCTTTGAAGTCAATAGTGCCCTCTTATCCAGAAGCAAGGTCTTTGTCCTTAACAAGCTTTCGGTTGAAGAAATGGTAGCTCTCATGACACGAATACTCAAGGACGAACGTGCCTTCCCTAATCAAACGATTGCTATTAGTCACGACAATTTGACCAAGATTGCTCTCTATGCTGACGGTGATGCCAGGATCGCTCTAAATACCCTGGAAATGGCTGTGCTCAACAGTAAAGAACAAGATGGTAGGGTGGAGGTGTCAGAGGCCATTATGGAAGAGCTTCTGGACAAGAAAATGCTCTTTTACGATAAGACAGGTGAGGAGCATTACAATATCATCTCCGCTCTTCACAAGTCTATGCGCAACAGCGATCCGGATGCAGCCATCTACTGGATGACTCGAATGCTAGATGGTGGCGAAGATCCGCTCTATATCGCCCGTCGCCTTATTCGTTTTGCCTCAGAAGACATAGGACTAGCTGACACTCGAGCTTTATCCCTTACAGTTGAGACTTTTCAGGCTTGTCAAATGCTAGGCTTGCCAGAGTGTGATGTGCATTTGACAGAAGCGGTGATTTATCTGTCTTTAGCACCTAAGTCCAATGCCGTCTACAAGGCACGCTTACGGGCAGCCAAGGATGTTAAGGATACGCAGAATGAACCGGTGCCCTTACATTTACGTAATGCAACAACTAAATTCATGAAGGAAGTCGGTTATGGTAAGGGTTACCAGTTGGCACATTTCTATGAAGATAAACTAACCACCATGCAGACCATACCAGATAATCTAGTGGGTCATACCTATTATCACCCAACGGAAGAAGGCAATGAGCGACGCTTCAAGGAACGCCTCAACTATATCAGAGACTGGCACCGAAAACATGATGGCAGTACTCAAGAGCCAAAACCAAGCGAAAACTAA
- a CDS encoding MerR family transcriptional regulator: MLKISEFAKLAKTTRRTLIFYDEKGIFSPLETTENGYRYYKPDQLYQFEFISGLRQLGLSLEEIQQVLYESDSEKLDQTLQEYQVKIREDIQHLKTIDQLLEVRRSYQPSFQDLALYQPCLRRELGQEFWCSERSVDCQPEDIAKLYANFTAELGQLQRQVTSQTGFLTELALDNASHYMSAAFRFIKAKNCLGSQVLTKLEKPAGNYVTVKVDNTLEGILKGLKLMQELVKEQKLRICDFLWQLNADEDLIKNASSQYGILQYQIIEGEYDDVSL; this comes from the coding sequence ATGCTCAAGATTTCAGAATTTGCCAAGCTGGCTAAAACCACGCGCCGTACCTTGATTTTCTATGATGAAAAGGGAATTTTTTCGCCACTCGAGACTACTGAAAATGGCTACCGCTACTACAAGCCAGACCAGCTTTACCAATTTGAATTTATCTCTGGTTTGCGGCAGTTGGGGCTATCACTGGAGGAAATCCAGCAGGTTCTTTATGAATCTGACTCTGAAAAACTGGACCAAACCTTGCAAGAATACCAAGTCAAAATCCGTGAAGATATCCAGCATTTGAAGACCATTGATCAACTCTTGGAAGTCAGGCGATCCTACCAACCCTCTTTTCAGGATTTAGCCCTCTATCAGCCTTGCTTGCGCAGGGAGCTTGGTCAGGAATTTTGGTGTTCGGAGCGATCCGTGGATTGCCAGCCTGAGGATATCGCAAAACTCTATGCTAATTTTACGGCAGAGTTGGGTCAACTCCAGCGTCAAGTAACCAGTCAAACAGGGTTTTTGACAGAGCTAGCTTTGGATAACGCTTCTCATTATATGAGCGCAGCCTTTCGCTTTATCAAGGCTAAAAATTGTCTAGGCAGTCAAGTCCTCACCAAATTGGAGAAACCAGCGGGCAACTATGTCACTGTAAAAGTTGACAATACCCTTGAAGGCATCCTTAAAGGTCTTAAGCTCATGCAAGAACTAGTCAAAGAGCAGAAGCTAAGGATTTGCGACTTTCTTTGGCAGCTCAATGCTGATGAAGACTTGATTAAGAATGCTTCTTCCCAATATGGTATATTGCAATATCAAATAATAGAAGGAGAATATGATGACGTCTCTCTTTGA
- a CDS encoding putative quinol monooxygenase: MKKPVVHLFHLGVDQANLATFHQAGVHNLTTSYQKEAGTLAMYASSLKDNPTEFIVFEVYADEEAYQIHRNSSQYQAYIRQVGAQLTKRDAYETHAMFLKEKLPSGQWIGSQYYFLKFAQIEVKEDAQTAFEKSVLTNMRVSMAEEAGILAMYALKDSKNPNTYYFYEVYESAAAYALHRETAHFQTYIAETNDLLLNKRLLDLENDIAVTKGGLAYS, translated from the coding sequence ATGAAAAAACCAGTTGTTCATTTATTTCATTTAGGAGTAGATCAGGCAAATCTTGCAACCTTCCACCAAGCAGGTGTGCATAATTTAACCACTTCTTACCAAAAAGAGGCGGGTACTTTAGCTATGTATGCCAGCAGTCTCAAAGACAATCCCACAGAATTTATCGTCTTTGAAGTTTATGCAGACGAGGAAGCTTATCAAATCCATCGGAATTCTTCTCAATATCAGGCCTATATCCGTCAAGTTGGAGCTCAGCTGACCAAACGAGATGCTTATGAAACGCATGCTATGTTTCTAAAGGAAAAACTGCCATCTGGACAATGGATCGGTTCCCAATATTATTTCTTAAAATTTGCTCAGATAGAAGTCAAAGAGGACGCTCAAACAGCTTTTGAAAAGAGCGTCTTAACCAACATGCGGGTCTCAATGGCAGAAGAAGCAGGTATTTTGGCTATGTATGCCCTTAAAGACAGCAAGAATCCAAATACTTACTATTTCTACGAAGTTTATGAGAGTGCTGCAGCCTATGCCCTCCATCGTGAAACAGCACACTTTCAAACCTATATTGCTGAGACAAATGATTTGTTGCTGAATAAGCGTTTGCTGGATCTAGAAAATGATATCGCAGTGACTAAAGGTGGCTTAGCATATTCTTAA
- a CDS encoding amidohydrolase family protein, which produces MTQEIDVFAHVLLPDFYKEMLNIEPTLPQLFPFIQHPHLTDLTKRRAAWDGKTKQIISYVNVNPEDYLAPERAPLLCQAANKELVQTIRANRDMFAAGVAMIPMNNLEAAVQILEETKACDELVGVQLFTRALGKSIADPAFHAVFETCARLHLPIWLHPIFDGRKPDNNIIFSWEYELTQAMLQIVQAGLYQEFPDLKIIVHHAGAMVPFFGERIHYILPEEQVADFHKFYVDTAILGNSKALELTVNYFGIDHVLFGTDAPLGIAPSGAAQVIAEAIWKLPFSESDKQAIFSDNIEKMIGKRMR; this is translated from the coding sequence ATGACACAAGAAATAGATGTTTTTGCCCATGTATTGTTGCCAGATTTTTATAAAGAAATGCTGAACATTGAGCCCACGCTGCCCCAATTATTTCCTTTTATCCAGCATCCTCATTTGACCGATTTAACAAAACGCCGTGCTGCCTGGGATGGAAAGACCAAACAGATCATCTCTTATGTTAATGTGAATCCAGAAGATTATCTTGCTCCTGAAAGAGCACCTCTGCTGTGTCAAGCGGCTAATAAAGAATTGGTGCAAACAATCCGTGCCAATCGTGATATGTTTGCGGCTGGTGTGGCTATGATTCCAATGAATAACTTAGAAGCGGCGGTACAGATTTTGGAGGAAACGAAAGCTTGTGATGAACTTGTTGGCGTTCAGCTTTTCACGCGTGCCTTGGGCAAATCGATCGCTGACCCAGCTTTTCATGCCGTCTTTGAAACCTGTGCCCGCCTGCATTTGCCAATTTGGCTTCATCCTATCTTTGATGGCCGTAAGCCTGATAACAACATTATTTTCTCATGGGAATACGAATTGACTCAGGCTATGTTGCAGATTGTGCAGGCAGGGCTCTATCAGGAATTTCCGGATCTCAAGATTATTGTTCACCATGCTGGAGCTATGGTGCCCTTCTTTGGTGAACGGATTCACTACATTCTTCCTGAGGAGCAGGTGGCAGATTTTCATAAATTTTATGTAGATACAGCTATTTTGGGCAATTCTAAGGCACTTGAGCTAACTGTAAACTACTTTGGTATTGACCATGTTCTTTTTGGGACAGATGCGCCGCTTGGTATTGCTCCTTCAGGAGCGGCTCAGGTGATTGCAGAAGCAATCTGGAAACTGCCGTTTTCTGAGAGCGACAAGCAGGCGATTTTCTCTGATAATATTGAAAAAATGATTGGAAAGAGGATGAGATAA
- a CDS encoding aldo/keto reductase, which yields MDYVTLNTGAKMPILGFGVYQIPPAATEQAVSEAIAAGYRHIDTAQYYRNEAGVGRAVKASGLPRKEFFITTKVGTSGYRETKRQIDTALRNLQTDYIDLMLVHWVMSDYQGTYQALEEAYKEGKLHAIGLSNFNQRQIQGILERFDTVPAVLQNEMHIFHQQREMRAFTKEKRIQFESWAPFGEGARDIFNHPVISQIGAKYGKTAAQTILRFIIQEGVVAIPKSIRKERMAENFDIFDFELSSVDMTALRNLNEDRGLFGWNN from the coding sequence ATGGACTACGTTACATTAAATACAGGAGCTAAAATGCCTATTTTGGGATTTGGAGTCTATCAGATTCCTCCAGCGGCTACTGAACAAGCGGTAAGCGAGGCTATCGCTGCGGGTTACCGTCACATTGATACAGCGCAGTATTACCGCAATGAAGCGGGTGTTGGACGTGCCGTTAAGGCTTCTGGTCTGCCGCGTAAAGAGTTCTTCATTACCACTAAGGTAGGAACTTCGGGTTATCGTGAGACTAAACGCCAAATTGATACGGCTCTGCGCAATCTACAGACTGACTATATCGATCTCATGCTGGTTCACTGGGTCATGTCTGATTATCAAGGAACTTATCAAGCCTTGGAAGAGGCTTACAAAGAGGGCAAACTCCATGCTATCGGTCTCTCAAACTTTAATCAGCGTCAGATTCAAGGGATTCTTGAACGCTTTGATACAGTGCCTGCTGTTTTACAAAATGAAATGCATATTTTCCATCAGCAAAGAGAGATGAGAGCATTTACTAAAGAAAAGAGGATTCAGTTTGAGTCTTGGGCACCATTTGGCGAAGGGGCACGTGATATTTTCAACCATCCTGTCATTAGTCAAATCGGCGCTAAATATGGTAAGACAGCTGCCCAAACCATTCTGCGCTTTATTATTCAAGAAGGAGTTGTTGCTATTCCCAAATCGATCAGAAAAGAACGTATGGCTGAAAATTTTGATATCTTTGATTTTGAACTGAGTTCAGTAGATATGACAGCACTTCGAAATCTCAATGAAGATCGCGGCCTATTTGGCTGGAATAATTAA
- a CDS encoding flavodoxin produces the protein MKTLVIYFSKTGTTKAVAEMIADRLGADTYQIEEAQPYTSADLDWNVPTSRANLEQGDDDSRPAYKGKLPDLSSYDQVIIGHPTWWGQPPRLIQTVIEHLDLSGKRLATFATSGGSTYVQAQTVMDRILDHPAPGCVLNNERDIVSWLTAIDF, from the coding sequence ATGAAAACACTTGTTATTTATTTTTCAAAGACAGGAACAACGAAAGCAGTGGCAGAGATGATAGCTGATCGTTTAGGAGCAGATACTTATCAGATTGAGGAAGCTCAGCCTTATACCTCGGCCGATTTGGACTGGAATGTGCCGACAAGCCGTGCTAATCTGGAACAAGGGGATGATGATAGCCGTCCTGCTTATAAAGGAAAACTGCCTGATCTTTCATCTTATGATCAAGTCATTATTGGACATCCTACTTGGTGGGGACAGCCGCCGCGCCTTATTCAAACCGTAATAGAGCATCTGGATCTGTCAGGCAAGCGTCTTGCGACTTTTGCGACATCTGGAGGTTCAACTTATGTACAAGCACAGACTGTTATGGATAGGATTTTGGATCATCCAGCGCCGGGCTGTGTCTTAAACAATGAAAGAGATATCGTTTCTTGGCTGACAGCCATTGATTTTTAG
- a CDS encoding LysR family transcriptional regulator, with amino-acid sequence MELRVLRYFVAVANERNITRAAQSLHVSQPTLSKQLMDLEDELDLTLFMRGNREITLTEDGEYFLHKTREILSLVDTTVANIHTREQLSGQLHIGANESPQLKHLAHLFTDIQTENPDTQFHLHGMTTDLAFEKLDKGLLDFVVSVGLVNADKYEQIRLPWTDTGGLLMPLEHPLSKKKTITEQDLENYPIIAFGQEYSYTDLSNWMGAGLGKIQFVGSFNVPSIGIQMTQAGLGLAFCLKGIPLPDDLTFRPLDPTANPSLRLIWKKDQAMSSLAEEFLERVQNLSRDEK; translated from the coding sequence ATGGAATTACGTGTCCTTCGCTACTTTGTCGCTGTAGCCAATGAACGCAATATCACACGCGCAGCGCAAAGCCTTCACGTTTCACAGCCTACACTTTCTAAACAACTCATGGATCTTGAAGATGAACTGGATCTCACTCTTTTTATGCGGGGAAATCGTGAAATCACCCTAACAGAAGATGGCGAATACTTTCTGCATAAAACGCGGGAAATTCTCTCTCTGGTTGATACCACCGTTGCCAATATCCATACCCGCGAACAGCTCAGCGGACAGCTCCATATCGGAGCCAATGAATCGCCGCAGCTGAAACATTTAGCCCATCTCTTTACGGACATTCAGACAGAAAATCCCGACACCCAGTTCCATTTGCACGGCATGACTACAGACCTGGCCTTTGAAAAGCTAGACAAAGGATTGTTAGATTTTGTCGTATCAGTTGGTCTTGTCAATGCGGATAAATACGAACAGATCCGCCTTCCTTGGACAGATACAGGCGGCCTCCTTATGCCTCTAGAACACCCTTTGTCAAAGAAGAAAACCATCACAGAACAAGATTTAGAAAACTATCCCATCATCGCCTTTGGACAGGAGTATTCCTATACCGATCTCAGCAATTGGATGGGAGCTGGTCTTGGTAAGATTCAATTTGTGGGTTCCTTTAATGTACCATCTATCGGAATTCAGATGACACAAGCAGGACTGGGATTAGCTTTTTGCCTCAAGGGGATTCCTCTGCCCGATGACCTGACCTTTCGCCCCTTGGATCCAACTGCTAACCCCAGTCTCCGGCTCATTTGGAAGAAAGATCAAGCCATGTCCAGCCTAGCCGAAGAGTTTTTGGAGAGGGTGCAAAATCTCAGTAGAGATGAAAAATAA
- a CDS encoding aldehyde dehydrogenase family protein: MTLTAQEAMDRLDPQAWTKVSLEERLQVLADIQANMRLYGEELGQAEAQMKNHLVGATLYSQTDGMLQTLVAVANVINASIYVYQTLAETGKMPAPKSVRELGDGTYEIEVFPVAPMDQAASVSQQGYLRVEGKPEQVSPFDKEAGVIAVSGAGNYSSSIETIKAIFFDNKTVIHKAHRLNEKTDKVWEKIFAPLVERKALSFAGVEYSRDLIQLNGLDAIYFTGSTAVAKQIMASTDTPLISERGGNNPAIIVPGDRPWTAEEIKNQAELIVSISKGNGGAACGRPQTFITSKHWKQRNAFLDAVRAAAADTFAVGTYYPKSAAVREAFLANHPQAEIITTEDNQYPHSDFVLSLIWIKMPMVSITKLSAKLWVK, encoded by the coding sequence ATGACACTCACAGCACAAGAAGCAATGGACCGCTTGGATCCGCAAGCATGGACTAAGGTTTCATTGGAAGAACGGCTTCAAGTTTTGGCAGACATCCAAGCTAATATGCGTCTCTACGGCGAAGAATTGGGTCAGGCAGAAGCACAGATGAAAAATCACTTGGTGGGAGCAACTCTCTATTCACAAACAGATGGGATGCTTCAAACTTTGGTGGCTGTTGCTAATGTTATCAATGCCAGCATCTATGTCTACCAAACTCTGGCCGAAACAGGTAAAATGCCAGCGCCCAAATCTGTCCGTGAGCTCGGTGATGGCACTTACGAAATTGAAGTCTTCCCAGTAGCACCTATGGACCAAGCAGCGTCAGTTAGCCAACAAGGGTATCTTCGCGTTGAAGGCAAACCTGAGCAAGTCAGCCCTTTTGACAAAGAAGCAGGTGTTATTGCTGTATCAGGTGCTGGAAACTACAGCTCTTCTATCGAAACCATCAAGGCTATCTTTTTTGATAATAAAACGGTTATTCATAAAGCACACCGACTCAATGAAAAGACAGATAAGGTTTGGGAAAAAATTTTTGCACCATTGGTGGAACGCAAGGCCCTATCTTTTGCAGGCGTTGAATACAGCCGTGATTTGATACAATTAAACGGTCTTGATGCGATCTACTTTACAGGATCAACAGCTGTGGCTAAACAGATCATGGCTTCTACGGATACTCCATTAATTTCAGAACGCGGCGGCAACAATCCAGCTATCATCGTGCCAGGCGATCGTCCTTGGACTGCTGAAGAAATCAAAAATCAAGCAGAGCTCATTGTCTCCATTTCTAAAGGAAATGGCGGAGCAGCTTGCGGCCGTCCGCAAACCTTTATTACATCTAAACATTGGAAACAACGTAACGCCTTCCTTGATGCTGTCCGTGCGGCTGCAGCCGATACTTTTGCCGTAGGAACTTACTATCCAAAGAGTGCAGCTGTGCGTGAAGCTTTTCTTGCCAACCACCCACAAGCTGAAATCATTACGACTGAAGACAATCAATACCCACATTCGGACTTTGTTTTATCCCTGATATGGATCAAGATGCCTATGGTGTCCATCACGAAGCTTTCTGCCAAATTATGGGTGAAGTAG
- a CDS encoding helix-turn-helix domain-containing protein, which translates to MKRWKISEISIGILLIGWAIRGKYDSKIVQSGDFVYLSMCDTIRAYLVQRSFYVFTCLAVFLVVAEEKNVTRTGGAFAHAQPTLSRHLKALEEELGVDLFKCSNHRIYLTENRVCASASGHEISWI; encoded by the coding sequence ATGAAGAGATGGAAAATTTCAGAAATATCAATCGGGATACTTCTAATTGGCTGGGCTATCAGGGGTAAATATGATAGCAAAATTGTCCAGTCGGGCGACTTTGTATATCTTAGCATGTGTGATACAATAAGAGCCTATCTTGTCCAAAGGAGTTTTTATGTATTTACGTGTCTTGCAGTATTTTTAGTGGTAGCCGAGGAGAAAAATGTGACCCGGACGGGCGGAGCGTTTGCTCATGCTCAGCCTACTCTGTCTCGTCATCTCAAAGCTCTGGAAGAGGAGCTGGGAGTGGATTTGTTTAAATGTTCTAACCATCGTATCTACCTGACAGAAAATAGGGTTTGCGCTTCCGCCAGCGGGCACGAGATATCGTGGATTTAA
- a CDS encoding aldo/keto reductase — protein MAAQIMLKFLLQSGFMVISGSQNSLHTKENIEIFDCDFRDEEMENFRNINRDTSNWLGYQG, from the coding sequence ATGGCAGCACAAATCATGTTAAAATTTTTGCTGCAGTCCGGCTTTATGGTTATTTCAGGCTCTCAAAATTCTCTGCATACCAAAGAAAACATTGAGATTTTTGATTGTGATTTTAGGGATGAAGAGATGGAAAATTTCAGAAATATCAATCGGGATACTTCTAATTGGCTGGGCTATCAGGGGTAA